A genomic region of Stigmatopora nigra isolate UIUO_SnigA chromosome 16, RoL_Snig_1.1, whole genome shotgun sequence contains the following coding sequences:
- the LOC144209324 gene encoding uncharacterized protein LOC144209324 isoform X1 has protein sequence MAELDLSLSDALVDSAPQQGQESRAERDFVAQLEAETYDDKIGETVCKTDYIPLLDNDDASAGSAVENGGQQAQGVQKPGCIMTTGGQTSMSQLEHQGEGQPHKADKQQQQFLADISGFSHSGSPGLNIEVGTTSFSPEKPPSIADPLQPAPIVGSEAPKGPHSPMLPEPQAPRSPLDMSAGALGDSWPDATGCLPTELLFTPSVTSVINRHINNLAMIHGDAPTTWPSRESTPYAGGDEREVEESDKKQKKKKKRRQKDEGSHEHLESKGHVEVHSQGEPELHHQRTETKRDSGDGGAWEEQIWKSGGRGKKGKSRKKIPEEWEVSPESFDSSSKSQIPQEVVKELRSSSQTSKDISFADDNTNQSSRKQESFIEEGLVPSPLAHDILSPETVSISPLVLNSELKATAAPFTMPSPSSAGPADSLLMAPSPGESFEMHIDTENTSLTDTVDSGVFDNTDFVQQPVIQVIPDADTPAFSPPSKPDLAPSPNGGVVASAPPLSPSDASWLLNNSHTTSSNSEQFDFSDISASTHSIPVELVFDTPSPAPLRSPKTTAQEFQIKEHDIENTDTSQSKKSRSSSSSSLKSPTASDAKQFPTQETTSVSPSSSPSLASFGIQASGLNPAAKPFFPSFADTVEQPSLVSPIIEENAAKSDQKKEKLEDKPKVDLIDPAEQKSVKVEFPTAAKVEKDVGKEKQTDFNLWQEPENFLHKEKEAVKVVEEKITVKVTADKESKNIPNEKEEMKAKEESEKVKEKLPEKVEEKPKEKEIEKVELVQQKMEKAGKDVQPHGPADKLIKTETFDTVEKSENVALKDEFKKKEVVGKHETKDESKITEKTEKTEVKDSREQHVESKVEKTPEQLPTPVKLDAAPDKAEKKADTAADVEEALKASAQTHQSEKAQKEDELAKLSEKPKETVKSLGEKEDKTKIVSDKKAVEKKDDKKDKVIKTDVTEKTTKAKPFTTNGSTAASSKELAGTDKKTKLAGATKPSTLSKTRPVTATAGTSSTTAPTKRPIPSSSISNIDKKTTTKAPSTATGVPKRPSTITTSRLSSSTTTRDIKTKAPIEKRPLVPKASTATSNQAGSSAATKNGTTTATSKMTTSTRTSLSTRTATTTTSRKPLVTKTDSQPIAERRPSTLKTSTADSTKPKTTTTRSSTSTTTTATASRARIAASKTTTSSSTTGAPTERKPLVPRAPRATSSLTTNTTTSTTRTTSRPGTAPAPDIHNARSKIGSTDNIKYQPGGGKVSAASKSRVPASKEKSQVKVQIVSQKLDFSHVGARLGSKDNIKHVPGGGNVQILNKKVDLSKITSKCGSKDNIKHKPGGGVSKIESHKVNFKDKAQSKVGSMDNVSHSPGGGSVKAEGSQETGEGVGASSLAPGPESVQVGSPSAHENGLKNATPCNPEGLQQPQVLVSHIPETSI, from the exons GTTGTATAATGACCACAGGAGGGCAGACATCAATGTCACAACTCGAACATCAGGGAGAGGGGCAGCCACACAAAGCTGACAAACAGCAGCAGCAATTTTTGGCAGACATATCAG GTTTCTCCCACTCTGGAAGCCCTGGGTTAAATATAGAGGTTGGGACTACATCTTTCAGTCCAGAGAAGCCTCCAAGTATCGCTGATCCTCTGCAGCCTGCACCCATAGTTGGCTCGGAGGCCCCTAAAGGTCCCCACAGCCCTATGCTGCCTGAACCACAAGCTCCACGCAGCCCCCTGGATATGTCAGCAG GTGCTCTAGGTGACTCCTGGCCAGACGCGACTGGTTGCCTCCCGACAGAACTCCTTTTCACCCCCAGTGTCACATCTGTGATCAATCGCCATATTAACAATCTTGCAATGATTCACGGTGACGCACCTACGACCTGGCCTAGCAGAGAAAGCACTCCTTACGCAGGTGGTGATGAAAGGGAAGTCGAGGAATCAgacaaaaaacagaagaaaaagaagaaaagaagacagAAAGATGAGGGCTCTCACGAACATCTGGAAAGCAAGGGTCACGTTGAAGTGCATTCACAGGGCGAACCAGAATTGCACCACCAAAGGACTGAAACCAAACGTGATAGCGGGGATGGTGGTGCCTGGGAGGAACAGATTTGGAAGAGTGGTGGACGgggtaaaaagggaaaaagtagGAAGAAGATTCCTGAGGAGTGGGAAGTGTCCCCAGAGTCTTTTGACTCTTCATCAAAAAGCCAGATCCCCCAAGAGGTTGTGAAGGAGCTTAGAAGTTCCTCACAAACAAGCAAGGACATTTCCTTTGCTGATGATAATACCAACCAGAGCTCACGGAAACAGGAAAGTTTCATAGAGGAAGGCTTGGTCCCTTCTCCACTAGCCCATGATATATTATCTCCCGAGACAGTTTCCATCAGTCCACTTGTCTTGAACAGCGAACTAAAAGCTACTGCAGCTCCATTCACTATGCCATCCCCTAGCAGTGCTGGGCCAGCTGACTCCTTGCTAATGGCTCCTAGTCCTGGTGAATCATTTGAGATGCACATTGATACTGAAAATACCAGCTTAACAGATACGGTTGACAGTGGGGTGTTTGACAACACTGATTTTGTCCAACAGCCTGTTATACAAGTCATACCTGATGCAGATACTCCTGCTTTCAGTCCTCCATCTAAGCCAGATTTGGCTCCTTCCCCAAATGGTGGAGTGGTTGCATCAGCTCCACCTCTTTCACCCTCAGATGCTTCATGGCTCCTGAATAACTCTCACACTACCAGCAGCAACAGTGAACAATTTGACTTCAGTGATATTAGCGCTTCCACTCATTCTATACCCGTAGAATTGGTATTTGACACCCCTAGTCCAGCCCCTTTACGCTCCCCCAAAACTACAGCACAGGAATTCCAAATAAAAGAGCACGACATTGAGAATACGGACACAAGTCAATCTAAGAAGTCTCGTTCGTCATCATCTTCCTCACTTAAGAGTCCCACCGCCTCAGATGCAAAGCAATTCCCAACCCAAGAAACAACAAGTGTCAGCCCCTCTTCCTCCCCATCACTTGCCTCTTTTGGAATTCAAGCATCTGGCCTTAACCCTGCAGCAAAGCCCTTCTTTCCGAGCTTTGCTGATACCGTGGAACAACCAAGCTTGGTTTCCCCCATCATCGAAG AAAATGCTGCCAAGTCAGACCAAAAAAAGGAGAAGTTGGAAGACAAGCCTAAAGTGGACCTCATTGATCCAGCTGAGCAAAAGTCAGTCAAGGTTGAATTTCCAACGGCAGCTAAGGTGGAAAAAGATgtaggaaaagaaaaacaaacagatttCAATCTGTGGCAGGAGCCTGAAAATTTTCTGCACAAGGAGAAAGAGGCAGTTAAGGTTGTTGAGGAAAAAATCACAGTGAAAGTTACAGCGGATAAAGAGTCTAAAAATATTCCTAATGAGAAAGAGGAAATGAAAGCAAAAGAGGAGTCTGAAAAAGTGAAAGAGAAGCTACCAGAGAAGGTTGAAGAAAAACCAAAGGAAAAAGAGATAGAGAAAGTGGAATTAGTCCagcagaaaatggaaaaagctGGTAAAGACGTCCAACCTCATGGACCTGCAGACAAACTGATAAAGACAGAGACATTTGACACGgtagaaaaatctgaaaatgtggCCTTGAAGGatgaatttaagaaaaaagagGTTGTGGGAAAACATGAGACAAAAGATGAGAGCAAAATTACTGAGAAGACTGAAAAGACAGAGGTGAAGGACAGCAGAGAGCAACACGTCGAATCCAAAGTGGAAAAGACCCCCGAGCAGCTGCCGACACCTGTCAAGCTTGATGCCGCTCCTGACAAGGCGGAAAAGAAGGCTGACACTGCAGCTGATGTGGAAGAAGCCTTGAAAGCTTCAGCCCAGACACACCAATCTGAGAAAGCTCAGAAAGAGGATGAACTAGCAAAATTATCAGAGAAGCCAAAAGAGACAGTAAAGTCGCTTGGTGAAAAGGAAGATAAGACGAAAATAGTCAGTGACAAAAAGGCAGTGGAGAAAAAGGATGACAAGAAGGACAAAGTTATAAAAACAGATGTCACTGAGAAGACCACAAAAGCAAAACCATTCACCACCAATGGGAGCACTGCAGCATCAAGCAAAGAATTGGCTGGAACAGACAAGAAAACAAAG CTTGCTGGGGCAACAAAACCAAGCACCCTCTCCAAAACACGGCCAGTCACAGCCACTGCTGGTACCAGTTCTACTACAGCACCTACTAAGCGCCCCATACCCTCTTCAAGCATATCCAATatagataaaaaaacaaccaccaaGGCTCCATCAACAGCCACTGGTGTTCCAAAGAGGCCCTCAACCATTACTACTAGCCGCCTTTCATCCTCTACCACTACACGTGATATTAAAACGAAG GCACCCATAGAAAAGCGTCCCCTCGTGCCAAAGGCCAGCACTGCCACCTCAAATCAAGCAGGTTCTTCTGCTGCGACCAAAAATGGGACAACCACCGCAACCAGTAAAATGACAACATCGACACGCACAAGTTTGTCAACTCGCACTGCGACCACCACGACATCCAGAAAGCCCCTGG tcacAAAGACAGACTCTCAACCAATTGCGGAGAGGAGACCAAGCACTCTAAAGACCTCCACAg CTGATTCCACCAAAcccaaaaccaccaccacaaGAAGCTCTACTTCTACCACTACGACGGCCACTGCCTCTCGCGCCCGAATTGCAGCCTCCAAAACAACTACATCTTCCAGCACTACTGGCGCACCGACAGAGAGGAAGCCCTTGGTACCCCGTGCTCCCAGGGCCACCTCCTCCTTAACAACTAACACAACAACCAGCACCACAAGGACCACGTCTCGTCCTGGTACCGCACCTGCCCCCGATATCCACAATGCCCGCTCAAAGATCGGCTCGACAGACAACATAAAGTATCAACCAGGGGGTGGAAAG GTGTCAGCTGCCTCTAAAAGCAGGGTCCCAGCCTCCAAAGAAAAAAGCCAGGTCAAA GTTCAGATAGTCTCCCAAAAGTTGGACTTCAGTCACGTCGGTGCACGCTTGGGCTCCAAGGACAATATCAAGCATGTTCCTGGTGGAGGGAAT GTACAGATTCTCAACAAAAAGGTCGATTTGAGTAAGATAACCTCAAAGTGCGGCTCCAAGGACAACATCAAGCACAAGCCCG GTGGAGGTGTCTCAAAGATTGAGTCACACAAAGTCAATTTTAAGGACAAAGCTCAGTCCAAAGTGGGTTCTATGGACAATGTGAGCCATTCACCTGGTGGAGGAAGTGTCAAG GCTGAGGGGTCCCAGGAGACAGGTGAGGGTGTCGGGGCATCATCACTTGCCCCTGGACCAGAATCCGTGCAAGTGGGGAGTCCTTCCGCCCATgagaatggattaaaaaatgcaactccCTGTAATCCTGAAGGTCTCCAGCAGCCCCAGGTCCTGGTTTCCCACATCCCAGAGACAA GCATCTAA
- the LOC144209324 gene encoding uncharacterized protein LOC144209324 isoform X7, with the protein MAELDLSLSDALVDSAPQQGQESRAERDFVAQLEAETYDDKIGETVCKTDYIPLLDNDDASAGSAVENGGQQAQGVQKPGCIMTTGGQTSMSQLEHQGEGQPHKADKQQQQFLADISGFSHSGSPGLNIEVGTTSFSPEKPPSIADPLQPAPIVGSEAPKGPHSPMLPEPQAPRSPLDMSAGALGDSWPDATGCLPTELLFTPSVTSVINRHINNLAMIHGDAPTTWPSRESTPYAGGDEREVEESDKKQKKKKKRRQKDEGSHEHLESKGHVEVHSQGEPELHHQRTETKRDSGDGGAWEEQIWKSGGRGKKGKSRKKIPEEWEVSPESFDSSSKSQIPQEVVKELRSSSQTSKDISFADDNTNQSSRKQESFIEEGLVPSPLAHDILSPETVSISPLVLNSELKATAAPFTMPSPSSAGPADSLLMAPSPGESFEMHIDTENTSLTDTVDSGVFDNTDFVQQPVIQVIPDADTPAFSPPSKPDLAPSPNGGVVASAPPLSPSDASWLLNNSHTTSSNSEQFDFSDISASTHSIPVELVFDTPSPAPLRSPKTTAQEFQIKEHDIENTDTSQSKKSRSSSSSSLKSPTASDAKQFPTQETTSVSPSSSPSLASFGIQASGLNPAAKPFFPSFADTVEQPSLVSPIIEENAAKSDQKKEKLEDKPKVDLIDPAEQKSVKVEFPTAAKVEKDVGKEKQTDFNLWQEPENFLHKEKEAVKVVEEKITVKVTADKESKNIPNEKEEMKAKEESEKVKEKLPEKVEEKPKEKEIEKVELVQQKMEKAGKDVQPHGPADKLIKTETFDTVEKSENVALKDEFKKKEVVGKHETKDESKITEKTEKTEVKDSREQHVESKVEKTPEQLPTPVKLDAAPDKAEKKADTAADVEEALKASAQTHQSEKAQKEDELAKLSEKPKETVKSLGEKEDKTKIVSDKKAVEKKDDKKDKVIKTDVTEKTTKAKPFTTNGSTAASSKELAGTDKKTKAPIEKRPLVPKASTATSNQAGSSAATKNGTTTATSKMTTSTRTSLSTRTATTTTSRKPLVTKTDSQPIAERRPSTLKTSTADSTKPKTTTTRSSTSTTTTATASRARIAASKTTTSSSTTGAPTERKPLVPRAPRATSSLTTNTTTSTTRTTSRPGTAPAPDIHNARSKIGSTDNIKYQPGGGKVSAASKSRVPASKEKSQVKVQIVSQKLDFSHVGARLGSKDNIKHVPGGGNVQILNKKVDLSKITSKCGSKDNIKHKPGGGVSKIESHKVNFKDKAQSKVGSMDNVSHSPGGGSVKAEGSQETGEGVGASSLAPGPESVQVGSPSAHENGLKNATPCNPEGLQQPQVLVSHIPETSI; encoded by the exons GTTGTATAATGACCACAGGAGGGCAGACATCAATGTCACAACTCGAACATCAGGGAGAGGGGCAGCCACACAAAGCTGACAAACAGCAGCAGCAATTTTTGGCAGACATATCAG GTTTCTCCCACTCTGGAAGCCCTGGGTTAAATATAGAGGTTGGGACTACATCTTTCAGTCCAGAGAAGCCTCCAAGTATCGCTGATCCTCTGCAGCCTGCACCCATAGTTGGCTCGGAGGCCCCTAAAGGTCCCCACAGCCCTATGCTGCCTGAACCACAAGCTCCACGCAGCCCCCTGGATATGTCAGCAG GTGCTCTAGGTGACTCCTGGCCAGACGCGACTGGTTGCCTCCCGACAGAACTCCTTTTCACCCCCAGTGTCACATCTGTGATCAATCGCCATATTAACAATCTTGCAATGATTCACGGTGACGCACCTACGACCTGGCCTAGCAGAGAAAGCACTCCTTACGCAGGTGGTGATGAAAGGGAAGTCGAGGAATCAgacaaaaaacagaagaaaaagaagaaaagaagacagAAAGATGAGGGCTCTCACGAACATCTGGAAAGCAAGGGTCACGTTGAAGTGCATTCACAGGGCGAACCAGAATTGCACCACCAAAGGACTGAAACCAAACGTGATAGCGGGGATGGTGGTGCCTGGGAGGAACAGATTTGGAAGAGTGGTGGACGgggtaaaaagggaaaaagtagGAAGAAGATTCCTGAGGAGTGGGAAGTGTCCCCAGAGTCTTTTGACTCTTCATCAAAAAGCCAGATCCCCCAAGAGGTTGTGAAGGAGCTTAGAAGTTCCTCACAAACAAGCAAGGACATTTCCTTTGCTGATGATAATACCAACCAGAGCTCACGGAAACAGGAAAGTTTCATAGAGGAAGGCTTGGTCCCTTCTCCACTAGCCCATGATATATTATCTCCCGAGACAGTTTCCATCAGTCCACTTGTCTTGAACAGCGAACTAAAAGCTACTGCAGCTCCATTCACTATGCCATCCCCTAGCAGTGCTGGGCCAGCTGACTCCTTGCTAATGGCTCCTAGTCCTGGTGAATCATTTGAGATGCACATTGATACTGAAAATACCAGCTTAACAGATACGGTTGACAGTGGGGTGTTTGACAACACTGATTTTGTCCAACAGCCTGTTATACAAGTCATACCTGATGCAGATACTCCTGCTTTCAGTCCTCCATCTAAGCCAGATTTGGCTCCTTCCCCAAATGGTGGAGTGGTTGCATCAGCTCCACCTCTTTCACCCTCAGATGCTTCATGGCTCCTGAATAACTCTCACACTACCAGCAGCAACAGTGAACAATTTGACTTCAGTGATATTAGCGCTTCCACTCATTCTATACCCGTAGAATTGGTATTTGACACCCCTAGTCCAGCCCCTTTACGCTCCCCCAAAACTACAGCACAGGAATTCCAAATAAAAGAGCACGACATTGAGAATACGGACACAAGTCAATCTAAGAAGTCTCGTTCGTCATCATCTTCCTCACTTAAGAGTCCCACCGCCTCAGATGCAAAGCAATTCCCAACCCAAGAAACAACAAGTGTCAGCCCCTCTTCCTCCCCATCACTTGCCTCTTTTGGAATTCAAGCATCTGGCCTTAACCCTGCAGCAAAGCCCTTCTTTCCGAGCTTTGCTGATACCGTGGAACAACCAAGCTTGGTTTCCCCCATCATCGAAG AAAATGCTGCCAAGTCAGACCAAAAAAAGGAGAAGTTGGAAGACAAGCCTAAAGTGGACCTCATTGATCCAGCTGAGCAAAAGTCAGTCAAGGTTGAATTTCCAACGGCAGCTAAGGTGGAAAAAGATgtaggaaaagaaaaacaaacagatttCAATCTGTGGCAGGAGCCTGAAAATTTTCTGCACAAGGAGAAAGAGGCAGTTAAGGTTGTTGAGGAAAAAATCACAGTGAAAGTTACAGCGGATAAAGAGTCTAAAAATATTCCTAATGAGAAAGAGGAAATGAAAGCAAAAGAGGAGTCTGAAAAAGTGAAAGAGAAGCTACCAGAGAAGGTTGAAGAAAAACCAAAGGAAAAAGAGATAGAGAAAGTGGAATTAGTCCagcagaaaatggaaaaagctGGTAAAGACGTCCAACCTCATGGACCTGCAGACAAACTGATAAAGACAGAGACATTTGACACGgtagaaaaatctgaaaatgtggCCTTGAAGGatgaatttaagaaaaaagagGTTGTGGGAAAACATGAGACAAAAGATGAGAGCAAAATTACTGAGAAGACTGAAAAGACAGAGGTGAAGGACAGCAGAGAGCAACACGTCGAATCCAAAGTGGAAAAGACCCCCGAGCAGCTGCCGACACCTGTCAAGCTTGATGCCGCTCCTGACAAGGCGGAAAAGAAGGCTGACACTGCAGCTGATGTGGAAGAAGCCTTGAAAGCTTCAGCCCAGACACACCAATCTGAGAAAGCTCAGAAAGAGGATGAACTAGCAAAATTATCAGAGAAGCCAAAAGAGACAGTAAAGTCGCTTGGTGAAAAGGAAGATAAGACGAAAATAGTCAGTGACAAAAAGGCAGTGGAGAAAAAGGATGACAAGAAGGACAAAGTTATAAAAACAGATGTCACTGAGAAGACCACAAAAGCAAAACCATTCACCACCAATGGGAGCACTGCAGCATCAAGCAAAGAATTGGCTGGAACAGACAAGAAAACAAAG GCACCCATAGAAAAGCGTCCCCTCGTGCCAAAGGCCAGCACTGCCACCTCAAATCAAGCAGGTTCTTCTGCTGCGACCAAAAATGGGACAACCACCGCAACCAGTAAAATGACAACATCGACACGCACAAGTTTGTCAACTCGCACTGCGACCACCACGACATCCAGAAAGCCCCTGG tcacAAAGACAGACTCTCAACCAATTGCGGAGAGGAGACCAAGCACTCTAAAGACCTCCACAg CTGATTCCACCAAAcccaaaaccaccaccacaaGAAGCTCTACTTCTACCACTACGACGGCCACTGCCTCTCGCGCCCGAATTGCAGCCTCCAAAACAACTACATCTTCCAGCACTACTGGCGCACCGACAGAGAGGAAGCCCTTGGTACCCCGTGCTCCCAGGGCCACCTCCTCCTTAACAACTAACACAACAACCAGCACCACAAGGACCACGTCTCGTCCTGGTACCGCACCTGCCCCCGATATCCACAATGCCCGCTCAAAGATCGGCTCGACAGACAACATAAAGTATCAACCAGGGGGTGGAAAG GTGTCAGCTGCCTCTAAAAGCAGGGTCCCAGCCTCCAAAGAAAAAAGCCAGGTCAAA GTTCAGATAGTCTCCCAAAAGTTGGACTTCAGTCACGTCGGTGCACGCTTGGGCTCCAAGGACAATATCAAGCATGTTCCTGGTGGAGGGAAT GTACAGATTCTCAACAAAAAGGTCGATTTGAGTAAGATAACCTCAAAGTGCGGCTCCAAGGACAACATCAAGCACAAGCCCG GTGGAGGTGTCTCAAAGATTGAGTCACACAAAGTCAATTTTAAGGACAAAGCTCAGTCCAAAGTGGGTTCTATGGACAATGTGAGCCATTCACCTGGTGGAGGAAGTGTCAAG GCTGAGGGGTCCCAGGAGACAGGTGAGGGTGTCGGGGCATCATCACTTGCCCCTGGACCAGAATCCGTGCAAGTGGGGAGTCCTTCCGCCCATgagaatggattaaaaaatgcaactccCTGTAATCCTGAAGGTCTCCAGCAGCCCCAGGTCCTGGTTTCCCACATCCCAGAGACAA GCATCTAA
- the LOC144209324 gene encoding uncharacterized protein LOC144209324 isoform X9 — translation MAELDLSLSDALVDSAPQQGQESRAERDFVAQLEAETYDDKIGETVCKTDYIPLLDNDDASAGSAVENGGQQAQGVQKPGCIMTTGGQTSMSQLEHQGEGQPHKADKQQQQFLADISGFSHSGSPGLNIEVGTTSFSPEKPPSIADPLQPAPIVGSEAPKGPHSPMLPEPQAPRSPLDMSAENAAKSDQKKEKLEDKPKVDLIDPAEQKSVKVEFPTAAKVEKDVGKEKQTDFNLWQEPENFLHKEKEAVKVVEEKITVKVTADKESKNIPNEKEEMKAKEESEKVKEKLPEKVEEKPKEKEIEKVELVQQKMEKAGKDVQPHGPADKLIKTETFDTVEKSENVALKDEFKKKEVVGKHETKDESKITEKTEKTEVKDSREQHVESKVEKTPEQLPTPVKLDAAPDKAEKKADTAADVEEALKASAQTHQSEKAQKEDELAKLSEKPKETVKSLGEKEDKTKIVSDKKAVEKKDDKKDKVIKTDVTEKTTKAKPFTTNGSTAASSKELAGTDKKTKLAGATKPSTLSKTRPVTATAGTSSTTAPTKRPIPSSSISNIDKKTTTKAPSTATGVPKRPSTITTSRLSSSTTTRDIKTKAPIEKRPLVPKASTATSNQAGSSAATKNGTTTATSKMTTSTRTSLSTRTATTTTSRKPLVTKTDSQPIAERRPSTLKTSTADSTKPKTTTTRSSTSTTTTATASRARIAASKTTTSSSTTGAPTERKPLVPRAPRATSSLTTNTTTSTTRTTSRPGTAPAPDIHNARSKIGSTDNIKYQPGGGKVSAASKSRVPASKEKSQVKVQIVSQKLDFSHVGARLGSKDNIKHVPGGGNVQILNKKVDLSKITSKCGSKDNIKHKPGGGVSKIESHKVNFKDKAQSKVGSMDNVSHSPGGGSVKAEGSQETGEGVGASSLAPGPESVQVGSPSAHENGLKNATPCNPEGLQQPQVLVSHIPETSI, via the exons GTTGTATAATGACCACAGGAGGGCAGACATCAATGTCACAACTCGAACATCAGGGAGAGGGGCAGCCACACAAAGCTGACAAACAGCAGCAGCAATTTTTGGCAGACATATCAG GTTTCTCCCACTCTGGAAGCCCTGGGTTAAATATAGAGGTTGGGACTACATCTTTCAGTCCAGAGAAGCCTCCAAGTATCGCTGATCCTCTGCAGCCTGCACCCATAGTTGGCTCGGAGGCCCCTAAAGGTCCCCACAGCCCTATGCTGCCTGAACCACAAGCTCCACGCAGCCCCCTGGATATGTCAGCAG AAAATGCTGCCAAGTCAGACCAAAAAAAGGAGAAGTTGGAAGACAAGCCTAAAGTGGACCTCATTGATCCAGCTGAGCAAAAGTCAGTCAAGGTTGAATTTCCAACGGCAGCTAAGGTGGAAAAAGATgtaggaaaagaaaaacaaacagatttCAATCTGTGGCAGGAGCCTGAAAATTTTCTGCACAAGGAGAAAGAGGCAGTTAAGGTTGTTGAGGAAAAAATCACAGTGAAAGTTACAGCGGATAAAGAGTCTAAAAATATTCCTAATGAGAAAGAGGAAATGAAAGCAAAAGAGGAGTCTGAAAAAGTGAAAGAGAAGCTACCAGAGAAGGTTGAAGAAAAACCAAAGGAAAAAGAGATAGAGAAAGTGGAATTAGTCCagcagaaaatggaaaaagctGGTAAAGACGTCCAACCTCATGGACCTGCAGACAAACTGATAAAGACAGAGACATTTGACACGgtagaaaaatctgaaaatgtggCCTTGAAGGatgaatttaagaaaaaagagGTTGTGGGAAAACATGAGACAAAAGATGAGAGCAAAATTACTGAGAAGACTGAAAAGACAGAGGTGAAGGACAGCAGAGAGCAACACGTCGAATCCAAAGTGGAAAAGACCCCCGAGCAGCTGCCGACACCTGTCAAGCTTGATGCCGCTCCTGACAAGGCGGAAAAGAAGGCTGACACTGCAGCTGATGTGGAAGAAGCCTTGAAAGCTTCAGCCCAGACACACCAATCTGAGAAAGCTCAGAAAGAGGATGAACTAGCAAAATTATCAGAGAAGCCAAAAGAGACAGTAAAGTCGCTTGGTGAAAAGGAAGATAAGACGAAAATAGTCAGTGACAAAAAGGCAGTGGAGAAAAAGGATGACAAGAAGGACAAAGTTATAAAAACAGATGTCACTGAGAAGACCACAAAAGCAAAACCATTCACCACCAATGGGAGCACTGCAGCATCAAGCAAAGAATTGGCTGGAACAGACAAGAAAACAAAG CTTGCTGGGGCAACAAAACCAAGCACCCTCTCCAAAACACGGCCAGTCACAGCCACTGCTGGTACCAGTTCTACTACAGCACCTACTAAGCGCCCCATACCCTCTTCAAGCATATCCAATatagataaaaaaacaaccaccaaGGCTCCATCAACAGCCACTGGTGTTCCAAAGAGGCCCTCAACCATTACTACTAGCCGCCTTTCATCCTCTACCACTACACGTGATATTAAAACGAAG GCACCCATAGAAAAGCGTCCCCTCGTGCCAAAGGCCAGCACTGCCACCTCAAATCAAGCAGGTTCTTCTGCTGCGACCAAAAATGGGACAACCACCGCAACCAGTAAAATGACAACATCGACACGCACAAGTTTGTCAACTCGCACTGCGACCACCACGACATCCAGAAAGCCCCTGG tcacAAAGACAGACTCTCAACCAATTGCGGAGAGGAGACCAAGCACTCTAAAGACCTCCACAg CTGATTCCACCAAAcccaaaaccaccaccacaaGAAGCTCTACTTCTACCACTACGACGGCCACTGCCTCTCGCGCCCGAATTGCAGCCTCCAAAACAACTACATCTTCCAGCACTACTGGCGCACCGACAGAGAGGAAGCCCTTGGTACCCCGTGCTCCCAGGGCCACCTCCTCCTTAACAACTAACACAACAACCAGCACCACAAGGACCACGTCTCGTCCTGGTACCGCACCTGCCCCCGATATCCACAATGCCCGCTCAAAGATCGGCTCGACAGACAACATAAAGTATCAACCAGGGGGTGGAAAG GTGTCAGCTGCCTCTAAAAGCAGGGTCCCAGCCTCCAAAGAAAAAAGCCAGGTCAAA GTTCAGATAGTCTCCCAAAAGTTGGACTTCAGTCACGTCGGTGCACGCTTGGGCTCCAAGGACAATATCAAGCATGTTCCTGGTGGAGGGAAT GTACAGATTCTCAACAAAAAGGTCGATTTGAGTAAGATAACCTCAAAGTGCGGCTCCAAGGACAACATCAAGCACAAGCCCG GTGGAGGTGTCTCAAAGATTGAGTCACACAAAGTCAATTTTAAGGACAAAGCTCAGTCCAAAGTGGGTTCTATGGACAATGTGAGCCATTCACCTGGTGGAGGAAGTGTCAAG GCTGAGGGGTCCCAGGAGACAGGTGAGGGTGTCGGGGCATCATCACTTGCCCCTGGACCAGAATCCGTGCAAGTGGGGAGTCCTTCCGCCCATgagaatggattaaaaaatgcaactccCTGTAATCCTGAAGGTCTCCAGCAGCCCCAGGTCCTGGTTTCCCACATCCCAGAGACAA GCATCTAA